GACCCTTTCGGCAACCGGCCCAGCCATGCCCTCCACCGCCCTCGACGACGAAGCATTGCGCGAACTCATCCCCAGGCTGCGACGCTTCGCGCTCTGGCTGGCGCGCGACGTCCATGCAGCCGACGATCTCGTCCAGTCGACGCTCGAGCGCGCGCTGTCGCGCTGGACGAGCCGTCGCGACGACGCGTCGCTGCGCAGCTGGCTCTTCACGATCCTGTACCGGCAATTTCTCGATGGCAAACGCAGCGCGAAGCGCTACGCGTGGCTGCTCGGCCGCATCGGCGACGACGACGAAGCGCACTGGCCGTCCGCCGAACGCGAATTCGCGGCGCGCGCGACGCTTGAAGCGTTCGGGCGGCTCTCGGACGAACAGCGCAGCCTGCTGCTGCTCGTCGCGGTCGAGGGCTTCACCTATCAGGAAGCGGCCGACCTGCTCGAGGTGCCGATCGGCACCGTGATGTCGCGGCTCTCCCGCGCGCGCCAGGCCCTGCGCCAGCTCAGCGACGGCGAACTTCCCGCTCCTTCTCTCCGATTGATGAAGAAATGAACACGCCTCCGAACGAACATGACCTTCAGGCCTATGTCGACGGCCAGCTCGACGACGATGCGCGCGCCGCGGTCGAGCGCTATCTCGCGCTGCATCCTGAACGCGCGGAACAGGTGAAGCAATGGCAGCAGGACGCGCAGCGGTTGCGGGCCGCGCTGGAGAGCGTGCGGATGCCGGCGGACAACCCCGCGCTGGATCCGGCGGCGATTCGTGGCCGACGGGCCGAGCGCGCGCGGATGCGGTTCGCGATGGCGGCTTCGTTCGTGTTCTGCGTCGGGCTCGGGACGTTCGGCGGATGGCAGGCGCGCGGGTGGAACGCGGCGCCGCCGATCGCGCCGATGAGCGATGCGGTCAAGGCTTACCAGATGATGGTGGTCGATCGGACGGCCAAGGTCGATTACCGGCCGACCGGTGCGGGCGATTTGCAAGGGTGGCTCACCAAAGGCGTGGGCGCATCGGCGAAGCTGCCGGATTTGAGCGCGGCGGGGTTCAGGCCGGTTGGTGGGCGGCTGTTCACGACGGACAGCGGGGCGACTGCTGCAATGGTGCTCTATGAGGATGATGCGGGACGGACGCTGAGCTTCTATCTCCGGCCGGCGGAATCGGGACATCGGCTGCTGCCGAACGGGCAACGCGTGGATGGCGCGCTGCTCGCGCGGTATGGCTCGGTGAATGGGCTCAACTATGCGGTGGTCGGGCCGGCGGGGAGTCTTGGCGAGAAAGCAGTCGTGCAGGCGCTCGATCAGCAGACTTGAAGTGGTCGGAGGCGTGCCCGGCCGGCGGTTGGTCGTGGCCGTCAGCGCCTTTTGCGGAGCGGCTGGGCGGACTTGAGCGGGCGCATGCTCACCGCTCGAATGCACAGCGTTTCGACTGACTTTCCTCCGCTGTTATTCACATCGACACCTCGCCGGCGCCCTCACCTTTAAAATCACAGGGTTTCGAGTCGCCGCGGAACCGGATATCCACATCTCTCCTCTGGTACCGCAGGTCGCCTTCGGTCGGTTCGCTCACCTTTGGCGCGCACAGTGTTTCGGGTTGTTTTGGGCGTCGATATCCACAAGGCATTCGACTTTCTGACGTCGCACGCGATTTGTTCGCTGCCCTCTTTCATTGTCGGCAAAGCCTTGTCGGGCAAGACATTCAGGCCAACGAGTCCGTCAACCCGGGATGCTCACCGATCGGATGCACAGGGTTTCAACTGGATCGTGCGCCGGTTATCCACACACCGCCGCTCGCGCTTCGGTTACTTCGTCCCGACTATCCCGAGAATCTCGCGGTTTCCGGCGCAACGACGTAGTGGATCGACTTCCCGAGCCGATTTGCGTTGCCCAGCCCGCGCATGCCCGGAATCAGCATCGCCACGAACGTGATGGTGATGACATCGTCGTCTGGCCTGAGGTCCACCGTGGACGCCCTTTTGTCTGTGATGCAGATCTCGAAGTTGCGCAGATCCTGCCCGGTCGCTGCAAAGTCTTCGTCGGCAGCATTCAGGCCCAGCAGCGTCGCGGTGTGGAGCGTGACCGAACACCGGTCGATCGTGCCGAAATTCAATGTGCTCATCGTCTTCTCCGAATTTCACCGCCTGTCTTCCGATAACAATCGCGCGCAATCGCCCGCACACGCGGATGTTCCGTCCCGTGTCATGGCTCCTGAAGTACGGGTATCGTCCGGGTCCTGCTTCGGTTTCGTCATGTCGTTCGCCGTCATCGATAGCTCAGGGTTCGAAATCGACCGTCATGCGTCGCGACGAGAAATACGCCGGGATCGCCGACAGCGTGATCTCGCCGCGCGACACCATCAGGACCTTGTACGTCATCGCATTGTCTCGAGTGATTCAGTCATGTCGTTCGATGACGTATTGCGTCGGCCCGCGCCATGCAACCGAACGGTACCCGCTTCGAACGACGCCGAACTCCCGGTAATACTCGACGAGTGCCTGCGGGCTCCAGTCGCGGCCTGCGGGAAACAACGCATCGAGATCGATAAGCGCGGCGACGAGCGCCTGACGGTCGTTGTCGTCCGCGATCGCACGCTCGCAGCAATCGGCTTTCCGGGCGAAGCCCAACCGGATCAGCCCCTCGGCCGCCGCCATGTCGGTCACGACGACCGCAATGTGGCCGGCAATGTCCGTCACCAGCATCTCGTCGACGGGCGCCTTCATCGCGCGCATCGTCCAGTGTCATTTGCTGTGATCACCTTGTCTCCTCCGTGAGCCATCCAACGATCTTCGCGACGTCCTCGCCGGACAGCATGCCGACGCGATCAACAGACACCCCGTAGCCGAGATCGAACTTCACGTTGAATCGCTCGCCCTTGTAGCGGCAACACAGGACTTCCGCTTCCGGTATCGACACGCGTTGCTTGAACACGATGTCGCCCGGATGGTGCTGCATCCGGCGTACGACGGTGTCGATATCGAGCGCCTGGAGATGGGGCGATGAAGCATCGATCATTTGTCGCGAACCCGTTCGCCGGGCCTTTGCATGCTGGATGCCGGCGATTCTACAGACATGACGGCTCACGCATCGCGCGAGCGCTTCACAGCGTTCCGTTTCGTTTGTCCTCTCGCTGCACGCAGTGCATATCCTGAGCGGATCACAGTCGACGGACTGTGCTTATCCAAAGGTGTTAACAGGGTTCGTATATATACGTAGTGATAGTTAACAAGCGCTGTGCCCCACAGTGGATAACCTCCGTAACGCACTGAATTTTCAACGCGAAGCGAAATGCATAACCCTGGGTGCGCGACGTGAACAGCGTCCGGCAGCACAGAACAACTTTTCGTCGATTCACAGCCGCGCCGACATATCCTCAATCGTTCCACTGTGAATCCAGAGGCTTCCTGGGCAGTTATCCAGAGGGCAATGTGGATAACACCACAGCACATCGACGCGTTTTGCTGTGATGCGAACAGATGAAGCGTCAGCGTTCCCGCATCGTCAGGCCACATCGATCGTCAGCCCGTGCGCGGCCCGATTCAAAAAATTTTCACGAAGGGGGTTGTGCTGCCCCAAAACCCTCTCTATAATTCGCGGCTTCTTAGGCTCGTAGCTCAGTTGGTTAGAGCACCACCTTGACATGGTGGGGGTCGTTGGTTCGAATCCAATCGAGCCTACCAACGAACAAAATGAAGGGGTCCGGCAGCACAACTTGCCTACAGGCAACGCGGCTCGCCAACATACAAACGCCACGCGGCAACCTCGCGTGGCGTTTTTCTTTTCCGGTCCGAAACAACGCAAAACAACGCATGAAGCCCCGATGCGTTGCGCGATACACAGCCCGGCATCGCGTCGTCATCGACTGTCGGATCCGCCACACAACTGCCGCTGCACGGCGCGTAGAATCGTGTGCGCATCGACGCGGCGGCTTCGCCCGTCATCCGACTTCCACCACATCAAAACAACGACGCGCGATCCGCGCGACTGAGAGCACACGATCATGTCCGAGGCCACGACCGCCGCATCATCGGCAAGCAACGACGAAATCTCCGCTTACGTCGGCAAGAACGCCGCCTGGTTCGAACGAAAATGGGCGATCGCCGACTCGCGCAAGAGCCGGCAGTCGTGGAACTGGGCCGCGTGCTTTCTCGGCCCGGTCTGGTTGGCGTATCGATGCATGTACTGGCAGGCGGCCGCCGTGCTCGCCGTCACGCTCGGCATCACGCTGGTCGAATTGCTGTACTTCCCGACATACTTCGAATCGAGCACGCTCGACCCGATTACCATCGGGATCGCGGTCTCGATCGGCTGGTGCGGGAACAGCCTCTACAAGCGATACGTCGAACGCCAGATCGAAAAACTGCGCCCGCACGCGACGTCTCGCGAATCGTTTCTCGCGCTGCTCGAGGCGCAAGGCGGCACGAACTGGCTGGCGGCGGCCGGTTTCGCCGTCGCGACGCCGCTGCTCGGCGTGCTGCTGTACATGATCGGCAACGCCGGAGGCGCGATGTACTGATCGCGATAGCCGGCGATTGGAAAACGCAGGGCAGAAAGAAGAGGGCGGCACCGGCGGGCACATCGCATACGGCGCATGCTCGCGCCGCGCTCAATGCAGATGCTTCAATTTGTCAGGATTCCGCACGACATAGATCGCGACGATCTTGCCGTCGTCGATCTCGAGTGCCGTCGTCTGCAGCTCGCCGTCGGCTTCCAGCGTGACGAAACCCGGCAGCCCGTTGATGAACCCGGCCCGCACGAGCTTCGACGCATGCGTCGCGAACAGCTCGGCCAGGTACGCATGCACCCGCATCACGCGTTCGAAGCCGAACACCGGCTTGCCGGCCGCCGTACGCTTGCCGCCGCCGTCCGAATGCAGGCTCACGTCCTCGGCGAGCATCGCGCCGAGCGCGCGCATGTCGCCGCTGCGTGACGCCGCGAAGAACGCTTCGGCCAGTTCGATCCCGCGCTGCTTCTCGACATGAAAACGCGGCCGCGCCTCGCGCACGTGCGTGCGGGCCCGCGCGGCGAGCTGCCGGCATGCGGCCGGGTCGCGCTGGATCGTCGTGGCCACTTCGTCGAATTCGAGGCCGAACACATCGTGCAGCAGGAACGCCGCGCGTTCGAGCGGCGACAGCCGTTCGAGCGCGAGCAGCAGCGGCAGCGTGACGTCGTCCTGTTCGTCTTCCTCGACGACCGGCTCGGGCAGCCACGGGCCGATATAGGTCTCGCGCTGGTGCCG
This DNA window, taken from Burkholderia cenocepacia, encodes the following:
- a CDS encoding sigma-70 family RNA polymerase sigma factor, with translation MPSLDPASGNADERADAAASFDPLRRTLIRVAYRMLGSVADAEDMVQDAFIRWMDVDRTEVRVPEAFLRRMVMRMCLDQLKSARHQRETYIGPWLPEPVVEEDEQDDVTLPLLLALERLSPLERAAFLLHDVFGLEFDEVATTIQRDPAACRQLAARARTHVREARPRFHVEKQRGIELAEAFFAASRSGDMRALGAMLAEDVSLHSDGGGKRTAAGKPVFGFERVMRVHAYLAELFATHASKLVRAGFINGLPGFVTLEADGELQTTALEIDDGKIVAIYVVRNPDKLKHLH
- a CDS encoding DUF2628 domain-containing protein; its protein translation is MSEATTAASSASNDEISAYVGKNAAWFERKWAIADSRKSRQSWNWAACFLGPVWLAYRCMYWQAAAVLAVTLGITLVELLYFPTYFESSTLDPITIGIAVSIGWCGNSLYKRYVERQIEKLRPHATSRESFLALLEAQGGTNWLAAAGFAVATPLLGVLLYMIGNAGGAMY
- a CDS encoding anti-sigma factor family protein; the protein is MNTPPNEHDLQAYVDGQLDDDARAAVERYLALHPERAEQVKQWQQDAQRLRAALESVRMPADNPALDPAAIRGRRAERARMRFAMAASFVFCVGLGTFGGWQARGWNAAPPIAPMSDAVKAYQMMVVDRTAKVDYRPTGAGDLQGWLTKGVGASAKLPDLSAAGFRPVGGRLFTTDSGATAAMVLYEDDAGRTLSFYLRPAESGHRLLPNGQRVDGALLARYGSVNGLNYAVVGPAGSLGEKAVVQALDQQT
- a CDS encoding sigma-70 family RNA polymerase sigma factor, which produces MPSTALDDEALRELIPRLRRFALWLARDVHAADDLVQSTLERALSRWTSRRDDASLRSWLFTILYRQFLDGKRSAKRYAWLLGRIGDDDEAHWPSAEREFAARATLEAFGRLSDEQRSLLLLVAVEGFTYQEAADLLEVPIGTVMSRLSRARQALRQLSDGELPAPSLRLMKK